One window of Acidobacteriota bacterium genomic DNA carries:
- a CDS encoding TetR/AcrR family transcriptional regulator, producing MNRTSHSKAAVRRTPKGRDAVRKSILDATEKLLLKRGPSEISIREIAHAAKVKHPLIYRHFGSKNALIMAVHSRELGNVAEIVSKIEKLEGNILPMFETFEKDRWRQVALARAMIDGVDPRLLQNMFPVMQHLVELLKKRLSESDRETRHEPEVLAFAMGGMAMGWVLFQPFLMAATGLDGKSPEEMKELAVEMLEEFVQKVC from the coding sequence ATGAATCGTACGAGCCATTCAAAAGCCGCTGTAAGACGAACGCCGAAAGGGCGTGATGCGGTCCGGAAATCGATCCTCGACGCGACCGAGAAACTTCTGCTCAAACGCGGTCCGAGCGAGATCTCCATCCGCGAGATCGCTCACGCCGCGAAGGTCAAGCATCCGCTCATATACCGGCACTTCGGATCAAAGAACGCCTTGATAATGGCGGTTCATTCACGCGAGCTCGGCAATGTCGCAGAGATCGTTTCGAAGATTGAAAAACTGGAGGGGAATATCCTTCCGATGTTCGAAACATTCGAAAAGGACCGTTGGCGGCAGGTCGCGCTCGCCCGCGCGATGATCGACGGCGTCGATCCGCGCCTGCTCCAGAATATGTTTCCGGTAATGCAGCACCTCGTCGAACTCCTCAAGAAGCGACTTTCGGAATCGGACCGTGAAACGCGTCACGAACCGGAAGTTCTCGCGTTCGCAATGGGCGGAATGGCGATGGGATGGGTACTGTTTCAACCGTTCTTGATGGCTGCGACCGGATTGGACGGGAAATCGCCCGAAGAAATGAAAGAACTGGCCGTCGAAATGCTCGAAGAATTCGTTCAGAAAGTCTGCTGA
- a CDS encoding sterol desaturase family protein: MNEPLFGIENFDGYVVVGIVLTFSLLEALAGKLASSKRTFGDWVQEAGGFLVLSFAIKPLIVLSAYFVGHWLIPDFQNTVANLSLPLVFVLYLLVDDVLQYWYHRFGHEYQFLWKLHRPHHQAEEMGFFVSYRNAGLYYLLMPNIWWLGLAVFLGAAQAVALALIAKQLIIISSHSTVRWDEFLYNRPVFNPLTTILERIFITPAFHYSHHGKSMIDGVSDPNGNYGNMFSIWDQLFGTAKFTRQFPVSLGLVNDPRDSWASSYFYPLVASDKAGSEISRGHRKISTVSNEPATCEFEKGEKFLWCRCGKSQNQPFCDGSHHGTKFKPLLCESRRDGKSKLCNCKLTKSPPFCDNSHKQAEEL, from the coding sequence ATGAATGAGCCGTTGTTCGGAATCGAGAATTTCGACGGATACGTCGTCGTCGGGATAGTCCTGACGTTCAGCCTTTTGGAGGCGTTGGCGGGCAAACTCGCTTCGTCCAAACGGACTTTCGGCGATTGGGTCCAGGAGGCGGGCGGATTTCTCGTGCTTTCATTCGCGATCAAGCCGCTGATCGTGCTTTCGGCATATTTCGTCGGACATTGGCTGATCCCGGATTTTCAGAACACGGTCGCGAATCTTAGTTTGCCGTTGGTCTTTGTCTTGTATCTTCTGGTCGATGACGTTCTCCAATACTGGTATCACCGTTTTGGACACGAGTATCAATTCTTGTGGAAGCTTCATCGGCCCCACCATCAGGCCGAGGAGATGGGCTTCTTCGTTTCATACCGGAATGCCGGGCTCTACTATTTGCTGATGCCGAATATCTGGTGGCTGGGATTGGCGGTCTTTCTCGGCGCAGCTCAGGCGGTCGCGCTTGCCTTGATCGCTAAGCAGCTGATCATTATCAGTTCCCACAGCACCGTCCGTTGGGACGAGTTCTTGTACAACCGCCCGGTCTTCAATCCGCTGACGACGATTCTGGAACGAATCTTTATCACACCCGCATTTCACTATTCGCACCACGGGAAATCGATGATCGACGGCGTCAGCGATCCGAACGGCAATTACGGCAATATGTTCTCGATCTGGGACCAGCTGTTCGGAACCGCGAAGTTCACCCGGCAGTTTCCGGTTTCTCTCGGCCTCGTCAACGATCCGCGAGACAGTTGGGCGTCGAGTTATTTCTATCCTCTTGTCGCTTCGGACAAAGCCGGCAGCGAGATCTCGCGCGGTCACCGCAAGATCTCGACGGTCTCGAACGAACCCGCGACCTGCGAGTTTGAAAAGGGGGAGAAATTCCTCTGGTGTCGTTGCGGAAAGAGCCAAAACCAGCCGTTCTGCGACGGGTCGCATCACGGGACGAAATTCAAGCCGTTGCTTTGTGAATCGAGGCGCGATGGAAAGTCGAAATTGTGCAACTGCAAGCTAACAAAATCGCCGCCGTTTTGCGATAATTCACATAAGCAGGCGGAGGAATTATGA
- a CDS encoding aldehyde dehydrogenase family protein, producing MTSATRQAIASEYRRVFDLQRENQYNIGNTGASERREKIRLLRRAVEVDYRDAIRDACQKDLGKAPPETDLTEVFPITSEAKHTGRHLRRWLKPQRVSTPLSLFGSSSWIKHEPKGVCLIISPWNFPFNLTFGPLISAIAAGNCVILKPSEMTPNCAKVMREIIGELFNENEVAVFEGGVDVSTALLELPFNHIFFTGAPSVGKIVMTAAAKHLASVTLELGGKSPTIVDESADIKNAARMIAWGKFGNNGQICIAPDYIFVHESKHDELAAMLGRQLVEFYGDEPETSESYARIVNHRHYDRIIGYIEDAVSKGAKLLAGGRGNREKHFIEPTLIEDVPVESELMANEIFGPVLPLFSYRNIDEAIGFIESRDKPLALYIYSRNNSNINRIIDNTRAGGTCINNNDVHFFNSNLPFGGVNNSGIGKSHGRFGFEAFSNPRGVLKQVLPSSLQLMMPPYTDFKRKLIELTVKWL from the coding sequence ATGACGAGTGCGACACGGCAGGCGATAGCAAGCGAATATCGGCGCGTTTTCGACCTTCAGCGCGAGAACCAATACAACATCGGCAATACGGGCGCGAGCGAACGGCGCGAAAAGATCAGGCTTTTGCGCCGCGCCGTCGAGGTCGACTACCGCGACGCGATTCGCGACGCGTGTCAGAAGGATCTCGGAAAGGCGCCCCCCGAAACCGATCTGACCGAGGTTTTTCCGATCACCTCGGAGGCGAAGCATACGGGCCGCCACCTGCGCAGATGGCTCAAGCCGCAGCGCGTCTCGACGCCGCTCTCGCTGTTCGGATCGTCTTCGTGGATCAAACACGAGCCGAAAGGCGTTTGTCTCATCATCTCCCCCTGGAATTTTCCGTTCAATCTCACGTTCGGCCCGCTCATATCGGCGATCGCCGCAGGAAACTGCGTCATCCTCAAGCCGTCGGAAATGACGCCCAATTGCGCGAAAGTAATGCGCGAGATCATCGGCGAACTTTTCAATGAGAACGAGGTCGCCGTTTTCGAGGGCGGGGTCGACGTTTCGACCGCGTTGCTTGAACTTCCGTTCAACCACATCTTTTTCACCGGCGCGCCGTCGGTTGGCAAGATCGTGATGACGGCCGCCGCCAAACATCTGGCCTCGGTGACGCTCGAACTCGGCGGCAAATCGCCGACGATCGTCGACGAATCGGCCGATATCAAGAACGCGGCGCGAATGATCGCTTGGGGAAAATTCGGCAACAACGGTCAGATCTGCATCGCTCCGGATTACATCTTTGTCCACGAAAGCAAGCACGACGAACTCGCCGCGATGCTCGGCCGGCAACTGGTCGAATTCTACGGCGATGAGCCGGAAACGTCCGAGAGTTACGCGCGCATCGTCAATCACAGGCATTACGACCGGATCATCGGCTATATCGAGGACGCCGTTTCAAAAGGCGCCAAACTCCTCGCCGGCGGACGCGGCAATCGCGAAAAACACTTCATCGAGCCGACGCTGATCGAGGACGTGCCGGTTGAATCGGAACTGATGGCGAACGAGATCTTCGGGCCGGTGTTGCCGTTGTTCTCGTATCGGAACATCGACGAGGCGATCGGGTTCATCGAATCGCGCGACAAGCCGCTGGCGCTCTATATCTACAGCCGGAACAATTCGAACATCAACCGCATCATCGACAACACGCGGGCGGGCGGGACGTGCATCAACAACAATGACGTCCACTTCTTCAACAGCAACCTGCCCTTCGGGGGCGTCAACAACAGCGGAATCGGCAAAAGCCACGGCCGCTTCGGCTTCGAAGCGTTCTCAAACCCGCGCGGCGTTCTAAAACAGGTTTTGCCGAGCAGTCTGCAACTGATGATGCCGCCGTATACCGACTTCAAGCGCAAACTGATAGAACTGACGGTCAAGTGGCTGTGA
- the tldD gene encoding metalloprotease TldD (responsible for the proteolytic maturation of the E. coli pMccB17 plasmid-encoded microcin B17, an exported protein that targets the essential topoisomerase II DNA gyrase; degrades the E. coli plasmid F-encoded CcdA): MRLGIAGIGDLGFQIPDSRFQIPDSEFQIPDIPDIPDFKFQKSQIANRKSQIANRKSQFPDRLGRMFAGEFSMLKNHLLDTCFQVTQEQITKILAAALAKGAEFADVFLEYRISSNLSFEEDIVKQARRGIVSGVGIRAVKGDQIGFAFSEELTTEKMVEAAKAAASIAADNTARTRIVPVSELKPKDLYRIGESATDAELTKKLGFIKQANTAAKAHDPTIVRVNVNFNDEVRHLVYVNSDGVYWEDSQPMFVFSTVCIAERDGRRETGFASGGGRIGLEYFDQKRKASDIAKDAARIAVLNLSAVEIDAGLKTVVLGNAESAVLLHEAVGHGLEADFNYKNLSNYSGRVGEKVASDQCTVVDEGLFENMRGTINVDDEGNSPQSTVLIENGILRGYMNDRISAKKLGVSSSGNGRRQAYNYPPMPRMTNTYLRAGTFSAEGILESVKSGIYAKSFTGGNVDITKGDFTFSCSEAYLIEDGKITTPVKGATLVGNGPDVMTKVAMVGDDLKFTDGGWTCGKNGQMVPVGMGTPTVKVSEITVGGTKVR; this comes from the coding sequence TTGCGATTGGGGATTGCAGGGATTGGGGATTTGGGATTCCAGATTCCAGATTCCAGATTTCAAATTCCAGATTCCGAATTCCAAATTCCAGATATTCCAGATATTCCAGATTTCAAATTCCAGAAATCGCAAATCGCAAATCGCAAATCGCAAATCGCAAATCGCAAATCCCAATTCCCCGATCGTCTTGGTAGAATGTTTGCCGGAGAATTCTCGATGTTGAAAAATCACTTGCTCGACACCTGCTTTCAAGTAACTCAAGAGCAAATCACGAAAATCTTGGCGGCCGCCCTCGCGAAAGGCGCCGAATTCGCCGATGTCTTTCTCGAGTACCGGATAAGTTCAAATCTCTCGTTTGAAGAAGATATCGTCAAACAGGCGCGCCGCGGGATCGTTTCCGGCGTCGGTATCCGCGCCGTCAAAGGCGATCAGATCGGGTTCGCGTTCTCGGAGGAGTTGACGACAGAAAAGATGGTCGAAGCCGCAAAAGCGGCGGCTTCGATCGCCGCGGACAACACTGCGCGGACGCGAATCGTGCCCGTCAGCGAGTTGAAGCCGAAAGACCTTTACCGTATTGGCGAGTCCGCGACGGATGCGGAACTTACGAAGAAACTCGGGTTCATCAAGCAAGCGAACACGGCCGCAAAGGCGCACGATCCGACGATCGTCCGCGTCAATGTAAACTTCAATGACGAGGTCCGCCACCTCGTTTACGTCAACAGCGACGGCGTTTACTGGGAGGATTCGCAGCCGATGTTCGTTTTTTCGACAGTCTGCATCGCCGAACGTGACGGACGCCGCGAGACCGGCTTTGCGTCGGGCGGCGGACGCATCGGGCTCGAGTATTTCGACCAAAAACGCAAGGCCTCGGACATCGCGAAGGATGCCGCACGGATCGCGGTATTGAATTTGTCGGCGGTCGAGATCGACGCCGGACTGAAGACGGTCGTCCTCGGCAACGCGGAAAGCGCGGTCCTGCTTCACGAAGCGGTCGGTCACGGGCTCGAAGCCGACTTCAACTACAAGAACCTTTCAAACTACTCGGGCCGGGTCGGCGAAAAGGTCGCGTCCGATCAATGCACCGTCGTCGACGAGGGATTGTTCGAGAATATGCGCGGTACGATCAATGTTGATGACGAGGGAAATTCTCCGCAGAGCACCGTTCTGATCGAGAACGGAATTCTTCGCGGATATATGAACGACCGCATTTCGGCCAAAAAACTCGGCGTCAGCTCTTCGGGCAACGGGCGCCGGCAGGCTTACAACTATCCGCCGATGCCGCGAATGACGAACACTTACCTTCGCGCCGGGACTTTCTCGGCCGAGGGAATTCTGGAATCGGTCAAAAGCGGAATTTACGCGAAGAGTTTCACGGGCGGCAACGTCGACATCACCAAGGGCGACTTCACTTTCAGCTGTTCCGAGGCGTATCTGATCGAAGACGGCAAGATCACGACGCCGGTGAAGGGCGCGACGCTCGTCGGAAACGGCCCCGACGTGATGACCAAGGTGGCGATGGTCGGCGACGATCTGAAGTTCACCGACGGCGGCTGGACCTGCGGCAAGAACGGTCAAATGGTACCGGTCGGTATGGGGACCCCGACCGTCAAGGTCTCCGAGATCACGGTCGGCGGCACAAAAGTCAGATGA
- a CDS encoding TldD/PmbA family protein — MLDYRNFATDLVAALRKQGADACDVYISSSTGFKTTVRLGAIEKLQQSTSKGLGLRVFKNGATALTFTTDFQDKTIGDLVKETLEIVKVSNADEFNCLAPKDALGEYDGTLMLFDERISEVTPERKIEMVRELEDAGRAFDKRITNSNGASWSNLAAQVTLANSDGFVGQYQTTSASMSVYLVAEENGVKQRDGWYSFNRFFEKLDSPVSIGETAARRTVARLGGRKVRSQAVPVVLDPEVAGDFVGMIFSAAAGFNVYRRASYLIGKLGEEIVAPAITIIDDATIEDGPASRPFDAEGVRSAPLTVIENGVLKTYACDAYSAKRLNSLVTGNSGRGYAAGPGVVASNLYLKNGTTDPKDIVRSVRNGLYLTEMFGSGVNSVTGDFSQGASGFWIENGEITYPVQEITIAGNVLKVLENVVAIGNDLTFKRGSTASPTLLVSEMTVGGE, encoded by the coding sequence ATGCTTGATTACAGAAATTTTGCGACAGACTTGGTTGCGGCGCTCCGGAAGCAGGGCGCCGATGCGTGCGACGTTTATATCAGTTCATCGACCGGGTTCAAAACGACTGTCCGGCTCGGCGCGATCGAGAAACTCCAGCAGTCGACGAGCAAGGGCCTCGGTTTGCGAGTGTTCAAGAACGGAGCGACGGCGCTGACGTTCACGACCGATTTTCAGGACAAAACGATCGGCGATCTAGTCAAAGAAACGCTCGAGATCGTCAAAGTATCGAACGCGGACGAGTTCAATTGTCTCGCGCCGAAAGACGCTTTGGGGGAGTATGACGGGACTTTGATGCTCTTCGACGAGAGAATTTCAGAGGTTACTCCGGAACGGAAAATAGAAATGGTCCGCGAGTTGGAGGACGCCGGCCGTGCCTTCGACAAACGGATCACGAATTCGAACGGCGCGAGTTGGTCGAATTTGGCCGCGCAGGTAACGCTTGCGAATTCCGACGGATTCGTCGGGCAATATCAAACCACAAGCGCGAGTATGTCGGTCTATCTGGTGGCCGAGGAAAACGGAGTCAAGCAGCGCGACGGTTGGTACAGTTTCAACCGCTTTTTTGAAAAGCTCGACTCCCCCGTTTCGATCGGCGAAACGGCCGCGCGCCGCACCGTTGCGCGGCTCGGCGGCCGGAAGGTCAGGTCGCAGGCGGTTCCGGTCGTGCTTGACCCGGAAGTCGCAGGCGATTTTGTCGGGATGATATTCAGCGCCGCCGCCGGATTCAACGTCTACCGGCGCGCGTCGTATCTGATCGGCAAGCTTGGTGAGGAGATCGTGGCGCCGGCGATCACGATCATCGATGACGCGACGATCGAAGACGGACCCGCCTCACGACCTTTCGATGCCGAAGGCGTGCGATCGGCGCCGCTGACAGTCATTGAGAACGGCGTTCTCAAAACCTACGCCTGCGACGCCTATTCTGCAAAACGTTTGAATTCGCTAGTTACCGGGAATTCGGGGCGCGGATACGCGGCCGGCCCGGGTGTCGTCGCGAGCAACCTCTATCTCAAGAACGGCACGACCGATCCGAAGGACATCGTTAGATCGGTCCGAAACGGTTTGTATCTGACCGAGATGTTCGGCTCGGGCGTAAACAGTGTAACCGGGGATTTTTCGCAGGGCGCGAGCGGGTTTTGGATCGAGAATGGCGAGATCACGTATCCGGTTCAGGAAATCACAATCGCCGGCAACGTATTGAAGGTCCTCGAAAACGTCGTCGCGATCGGGAACGATCTGACTTTCAAACGCGGCAGCACGGCTTCGCCGACCTTGCTCGTATCCGAAATGACCGTCGGCGGCGAATGA
- the nhaA gene encoding Na+/H+ antiporter NhaA, producing the protein MARTKQRRLTRTFTEFFDSEKSSGIVMILCTVISLILANSVFGERYLGFWHLNLAGLSVELWINDLLMAIFFLLIGLELEREMYSGELSNVRTALLPIFAALGGIAVPAAIHFVFNNGLPTQAGIGIPMATDIAFALGVLALVGSRVPASLKVFLAALAVIDDLCAIIVIAVFYSGKLSLAFLAGSLAVWLALFLLNKVARVQSLIPYLIGGALMWFLMLKSGVHATIAGVLLAFTIPFTAKEDDEESPSYRLEHFLTKPVAFVILPIFALANTGIVFGADSIPALGGTNEIGIMAGLVVGKPIGITLATFGAVAFGIAKMPLDLGWKHIIGAGLLGGIGFTMSIFITNLAFAGNVVEINGSKMAILLASLTAGTIGFLWLRAFGAPLETDDDVETMDFEVGTENGELRTEN; encoded by the coding sequence ATGGCAAGAACCAAACAGAGAAGATTAACCCGAACATTCACGGAGTTTTTCGATTCCGAAAAATCGAGCGGAATCGTGATGATTCTCTGCACGGTGATCTCATTGATCCTAGCGAACTCTGTGTTTGGAGAAAGATATCTCGGATTCTGGCATCTGAATCTCGCCGGTCTGAGCGTCGAACTCTGGATCAACGATTTGCTGATGGCGATCTTTTTCTTGCTGATCGGGCTCGAGCTCGAGCGCGAAATGTACAGCGGAGAACTGTCGAACGTCAGGACGGCGCTGCTTCCGATATTTGCCGCGCTCGGCGGAATTGCGGTTCCGGCGGCGATCCATTTCGTTTTCAACAACGGGCTTCCGACGCAGGCGGGCATCGGAATTCCGATGGCGACCGATATCGCTTTTGCGCTCGGCGTGTTGGCGCTTGTCGGGAGTCGTGTGCCCGCTTCGCTTAAGGTCTTTCTCGCTGCGCTCGCGGTCATCGACGACCTTTGCGCGATCATCGTCATCGCCGTGTTTTACAGCGGAAAACTGTCGCTCGCCTTTCTCGCCGGATCGCTTGCGGTCTGGTTGGCTCTGTTTCTGCTCAACAAGGTCGCGCGTGTTCAGAGTCTGATACCGTACTTGATCGGCGGCGCGCTGATGTGGTTTTTGATGCTTAAGTCGGGCGTCCACGCGACCATCGCCGGAGTTCTGCTCGCGTTCACGATCCCGTTCACGGCAAAGGAAGACGACGAGGAATCGCCGTCATATCGGCTTGAGCATTTTCTGACCAAGCCGGTCGCGTTTGTGATTTTGCCGATCTTTGCGCTGGCGAACACCGGAATCGTGTTCGGGGCGGATTCGATCCCGGCACTCGGCGGAACCAACGAGATCGGAATTATGGCGGGACTCGTCGTCGGCAAACCGATCGGCATCACGCTCGCAACGTTCGGCGCGGTCGCATTCGGAATCGCGAAAATGCCGCTCGATCTGGGATGGAAACACATCATCGGTGCCGGACTTCTCGGCGGAATCGGCTTCACGATGTCGATCTTTATCACGAACCTTGCCTTTGCCGGCAACGTAGTTGAGATCAACGGTTCGAAAATGGCGATCCTTCTTGCTTCGCTGACAGCCGGAACGATCGGATTCCTGTGGCTGAGGGCGTTCGGAGCGCCGCTCGAAACGGATGATGACGTCGAGACGATGGATTTTGAAGTGGGAACTGAGAACGGAGAACTGAGAACGGAGAACTGA
- a CDS encoding DPP IV N-terminal domain-containing protein, whose amino-acid sequence MKKFPMMLAALFLIALTVSVHAQTSLTADDYARAEKMLGYNTAPFVDRSGVRPLFLPDGRFWYRVLTATGSEFVIINPADGSRVAGTDYKALGLTPPAPMQFRGGGDQVASPDGKKAVFIRDWNLWVVDLETKKETQLTKDGIKDFGYATDNAGWRKSTRPIVIWSPDSKKVATYQQDQRNVSDMYLATTNVGAPRLEAWKYPLPSDKEIIKIARIVINVETAEIVRFKIAADDRRGTLCDDIACTGSFDDNHWSEDSSKLAFVSSTRDHKSAKLRIADAATGDVREIMEEKVATQYESGQGEINWRYFSKTNEFIWYSERDDWGHLYLFDGNGKLKNQITKGDFVVTRISQIDEAKRVIYFEANGREAGRDPYFSHFYRIDFDGKNLKLLTPEDGNHQITLSPDGKYFVDSYSKPDVPPVATLRDMTGKLISTLETADISRLRATGWKPPTTVKVKSRDGRWDLYGLMFTPTNLDPSKKYPVINYIYPGPSGGGVGSRSFSVARNDNQALAELGFVVVVIDGTCNPDRSKSFHDVCYGNMVDNTIEDQIAGMKELASKNPFMDLERVGIWGHSGGGFATATAMFRFPDFFKVGISESGNHDNRNYEDDWGERYIGLLVGDNYEKQANQLDAKNLKGKLLLAHGGMDDNVPPYNTYLVVDALVKANKDFDLIIFPNARHGYGADSFYMMRRRWDYFVKNLLGKEPPKEYKLTPKQDPRVSAPPRQ is encoded by the coding sequence ATGAAAAAGTTCCCGATGATGCTTGCCGCGCTGTTTCTGATCGCTCTTACCGTGAGTGTTCACGCCCAAACGTCTCTGACCGCCGACGATTACGCCCGCGCCGAAAAAATGCTCGGATACAACACCGCGCCGTTTGTCGATCGAAGCGGCGTTCGCCCGCTCTTTCTGCCCGACGGACGATTCTGGTATCGAGTTCTGACCGCGACCGGGAGCGAGTTCGTCATCATCAATCCCGCGGACGGATCGCGCGTCGCCGGAACCGATTACAAAGCGCTCGGGCTGACTCCGCCGGCGCCGATGCAGTTTCGCGGCGGCGGCGACCAGGTCGCGTCGCCCGACGGCAAAAAGGCGGTCTTCATTCGCGACTGGAATCTTTGGGTCGTCGATCTGGAGACAAAAAAGGAAACGCAGCTGACGAAGGACGGGATCAAGGATTTCGGTTACGCGACCGACAACGCCGGTTGGCGCAAGAGCACGCGGCCGATCGTCATCTGGTCGCCGGATTCGAAGAAGGTCGCGACGTATCAGCAGGATCAGCGCAACGTCAGCGATATGTACCTCGCGACGACCAACGTCGGTGCGCCGCGCCTCGAAGCGTGGAAGTATCCGCTCCCGTCCGACAAAGAGATCATCAAGATCGCGCGAATAGTAATCAATGTTGAGACTGCCGAGATCGTGCGATTCAAGATCGCGGCCGATGATCGCCGCGGCACGCTTTGCGACGACATCGCCTGTACGGGATCGTTCGACGACAATCATTGGAGCGAGGATTCGTCGAAGCTCGCCTTCGTTTCATCGACCCGCGACCACAAATCGGCAAAGCTTCGGATAGCCGACGCGGCGACCGGCGATGTTCGGGAGATTATGGAAGAAAAGGTCGCGACGCAATACGAGTCGGGCCAGGGCGAGATCAATTGGCGCTATTTCTCGAAGACGAATGAGTTCATCTGGTATTCGGAGCGCGACGACTGGGGACATCTGTACCTTTTCGACGGCAACGGCAAACTGAAGAACCAGATCACGAAAGGCGATTTCGTAGTGACGCGCATAAGCCAGATCGACGAAGCCAAACGGGTCATTTACTTCGAGGCGAACGGCCGTGAGGCCGGCCGCGATCCGTACTTCAGCCATTTTTACCGGATCGACTTCGACGGCAAGAACCTCAAACTCCTGACGCCCGAAGACGGCAACCATCAGATCACGCTCTCACCGGACGGCAAGTATTTCGTCGACAGTTATTCGAAACCCGACGTTCCGCCGGTCGCGACACTGCGCGATATGACCGGAAAGCTGATCTCGACGCTCGAGACGGCCGACATTTCGCGTCTCAGGGCGACCGGATGGAAACCGCCGACGACGGTGAAGGTCAAATCGCGCGACGGCCGCTGGGATCTCTATGGGCTGATGTTCACGCCGACGAATCTCGACCCGTCGAAGAAGTATCCGGTCATCAACTACATCTATCCGGGCCCGTCGGGCGGCGGCGTCGGTTCGCGCTCGTTCTCGGTGGCGCGCAACGACAATCAGGCTCTCGCCGAACTCGGATTCGTCGTCGTCGTCATCGACGGCACCTGCAATCCGGACCGTTCGAAGTCGTTTCACGACGTGTGCTATGGGAATATGGTCGACAACACGATCGAGGATCAGATCGCCGGAATGAAGGAACTGGCGTCGAAAAATCCGTTTATGGACCTCGAACGGGTCGGCATCTGGGGCCATTCCGGCGGCGGTTTCGCGACCGCGACGGCGATGTTCCGCTTTCCTGATTTCTTCAAGGTCGGGATCTCGGAATCAGGCAACCACGACAACCGCAATTACGAGGACGATTGGGGCGAACGCTACATCGGGCTGCTCGTCGGCGACAATTACGAGAAGCAGGCGAACCAGCTCGACGCGAAGAACCTCAAGGGCAAGTTGCTGCTCGCGCACGGCGGAATGGACGACAACGTCCCGCCGTACAATACATATCTCGTCGTCGACGCGCTCGTGAAGGCAAACAAGGACTTTGACCTGATCATTTTCCCGAACGCCCGCCACGGCTACGGCGCCGACAGCTTTTATATGATGCGCCGCCGCTGGGATTATTTCGTCAAGAATCTCCTCGGCAAGGAACCGCCGAAGGAATACAAACTTACGCCGAAACAGGATCCGCGGGTTTCGGCGCCGCCAAGACAATGA